The proteins below come from a single Panicum hallii strain FIL2 chromosome 7, PHallii_v3.1, whole genome shotgun sequence genomic window:
- the LOC112901072 gene encoding uncharacterized protein LOC112901072, whose translation MAGNVRRAAVFLAVCLAARAASAIQDGLLPNGNFEQAPPKSQLHGTRVMGRYAIPHWEISGFVEYIGSGQKQGDMLLPVPEGAYAVRLGNEASIQQRIALTRGAHYSITFSAARTCAQAEQLNVTVAPESDILPIQTVYTSSGWDSYSWAFEATGSVVSFIVHNPGVSEDPACGPLIDLFAIKTLPPPKSSKNNLLKNGDFEGGPYIFRNTPWGVLVPPMDEDDYSPLSPWMVQSSTKSVKYVDAPHHVVPHGARAVELVSGMETALVQDVVTVPGRPYRLEFSAGDAGNGCAGAMTVQAYAGRGSVRVPYQSQGKGGHTRGAIEFTAVANQTRVVFVSMAYNMKPEGTLCGPVVDDVSLVCTRKHAARRLLL comes from the exons ATGGCGGGGAACGTCCGCCGCGCTGCGGTGTTCTTGGCCGTCTGCTTGGCGGCTCGAGCGGCTTCGGCGATCCAGGATG GGTTGCTGCCGAATGGCAACTTCGAGCAGGCGCCGCCCAAGTCGCAACTCCACGGCACGAGGGTGATGGGGCGCTACGCGATCCCGCACTGGGAGATCTCCGGCTTCGTGGAGTACATCGGCTCGGGCCAGAAGCAGGGCGACATGCTCCTGCCGGTGCCCGAGGGCGCCTACGCCGTGCGCCTGGGCAACGAGGCCTCCATCCAGCAGCGGATCGCACTGACGCGGGGCGCGCACTACTCCATCACCTTCAGCGCGGCGCGCACCTGCGCCCAGGCCGAGCAGCTCAACGTGACGGTCGCCCCCGAGTCCGACATCCTCCCCATCCAGACGGTCTACACCAGCAGCGGCTGGGACTCCTACTCCTGGGCCTTCGAGGCAACCGGCAGCGTGGTGTCGTTCATCGTCCACAACCCCGGCGTCTCCGAGGACCCGGCCTGCGGCCCCCTCATCGACTTGTTCGCCATCAAGACCCTGCCGCCTCCTAAGAGCAGCAAGA ATAACCTGCTGAAGAATGGAGACTTCGAGGGGGGCCCCTACATCTTCCGGAACACGCCGTGGGGGGTGCTCGTGCCGCCCATGGACGAGGACGACTACTCGCCGCTGTCCCCATGGATGGTCCAGTCGTCGACCAAGTCGGTGAAGTACGTCGACGCGCCGCACCACGTGGTGCCTCACGGCGCCCGCGCCGTGGAGCTGGTGTCCGGCATGGAGACCGCGCTGGTGCAGGACGTGGTCACCGTGCCCGGGCGGCCCTACAGGCTGGAGTTCTCGGCGGGGGACGCCGGCAACGGCTGCGCGGGCGCCATGACCGTCCAGGCGTACGCGGGGCGCGGGAGCGTGCGGGTGCCGTACCAGTCCCAGGGCAAGGGCGGGCACACGCGCGGCGCGATCGAGTTCACGGCGGTCGCCAACCAGACGCGGGTGGTGTTCGTCAGCATGGCCTACAACATGAAGCCCGAGGGCACGCTCTGCGGGCCCGTCGTCGACGACGTCTCGCTCGTGTGCACCCGCAAGCACGCCGCTCGCCGCTTGCTGCTGTGA
- the LOC112901201 gene encoding uncharacterized protein LOC112901201: MERHARGAALFLLACFASAARAATAIPDGLLPNGNFEEAPARSQLDGTRVTGRYAIPRWEISGFVEYIGSGQKQGDMLLPVPEGAYAVRLGNEASIQQRIALTRGAHYSVTFSAARTCAQAEQLNVTVAPESDILTIQTVYTSSGWDSYSWAFKARRSAVTLIVHNPGVADDAACGPLLDAFAIKTLQPPQRTKSNMLKNGDFEEGPYIFPDTAWGVLVPPLDENDYSPLSPWMVLSSTKSVKYLDAAHHAVPRGARAVELVSGVETALVQDVVTVPGRHYRLEFSAGDAGDGCAGSLAVQAYAARGSVKVAYQSQGKGGHTRGALEFTAIANRTRVVFVSTAYNVKADGTLCGPVDDDVSLVCTREPAARRLLL, translated from the exons atggaGCGGCACGCCCGTGGCGCTGCCCTGTTCTTGCTCGCCTGCTTTGCGTCTGCTGCTCGAGCAGCTACGGCCATCCCCGATG GCCTGCTGCCGAACGGCAACTTCGAGGAGGCACCGGCGAGGTCGCAGCTCGACGGCACGAGGGTGACGGGGCGCTACGCGATCCCGCGCTGGGAGATATCCGGGTTCGTGGAGTACATTGGCTCGGGGCAGAAGCAGGGCGACATGCTCCTGCCGGTGCCGGAGGGCGCCTACGCCGTGCGGCTGGGCAACGAGGCCTCCATCCAGCAGCGGATCGCGCTGACGCGGGGCGCGCACTACTCCGTCACCTTCAGCGCGGCGCGCACCTGCGCCCAGGCCGAGCAGCTCAACGTGACGGTCGCCCCGGAGTCGGACATCCTCACCATCCAGACGGTCTACACCAGCAGCGGCTGGGACTCCTACTCCTGGGCCTTCAAGGCCaggcgcagcgccgtgacgctCATCGTCCACAACCCCGGCGTCGCCGACGACGCGGCCTGCGGCCCCCTCCTCGACGCGTTTGCCATCAAGACTCTCCAGCCTCCTCAGCGCACCAAGA GTAACATGCTGAAGAACGGGGACTTCGAGGAGGGGCCGTACATCTTCCCCGACACGGCGTGGGGGGTGCTGGTGCCGCCGCTGGACGAGAACGACTACTCGCCGCTGTCCCCGTGGATGGTCCTGTCGTCGACCAAGTCCGTCAAGTACCTGGACGCGGCGCACCACGCCGTGCCGCGCGGCGCCCGCGCCGTGGAGCTGGTGTCCGGCGTGGAGACGGCGCTGGTGCAGGACGTGGTCACCGTGCCCGGGCGGCACTACAGGCTCGAGTTCTCGGCGGGGGACGCCGGGGACGGGTGCGCGGGGTCGTTGGCCGTCCAGGCGTACGCGGCGCGGGGGAGCGTGAAGGTGGCGTACCAGTCCCAGGGCAAGGGCGGGCACACGCGCGGCGCGCTCGAGTTCACGGCGATCGCGAACCGGACGCGGGTGGTGTTCGTCAGCACGGCCTACAACGTGAAGGCCGACGGCACGCTCTGCGGGCCCGTCGACGACGACGTCTCGCTCGTGTGCACCCGCgagcccgccgctcgccgcttgcTTCTGTGA